Part of the Pirellulales bacterium genome is shown below.
AGGCCATAGCCGACGCCGAGTCCAAGCCCAAGGCCGACACCAAAAGGAACAAAACCAAAGCCGTGACCGTGTGCCTGGGCAGTCGTTGGCCCAGCGAGGAGAGCTGCGGCTGTGATCAAGGCGCCTACGAATCCATTGCGCGGCAACATGATGTTTTGACCTTTATGCTGGGGACGATCCTCAACCCCGTAATGGTTTTATTGTACCGTAAGTCGCGCAAACTTAAGATCGAAACACAGCTTGCGGTATTGTCATCGCACTTGGCGGCATGACCGGCTAAAACCCGCCGGCCAACGCGAGCAGGCAATGCTTGCACTGACATCGCACTGCCGGAAACAGTGGCGGCGCCCGATGGCAATTATGTCGTGCGGCTCGCCTAGCGAGAAATGATCAGGGAGGAAGGCACGCAGCCTTCGACGATCAGTCGGCCAGCAAGAAATTCACCAGCGCGGCCGAATCGTACAGTTCTGGTCCGTCATGACCGCGCTTCGCTGCCGGCAAACCTGGCAGCAGTACGATCTCTGCATCCCCGCCGAGATCATGGTAGCGACGGCCCAATTCGGTCGCGTTGGCGCCGGTTGGCACCAAAGTGTCGTTAGCGCCGTGAAGGTGCATTATCTTGACCCCAGCCTTGGCCAAGGGTGCCAGATTATCGATCGGGTTGAACTCGGTGGCGCGACGATCGAGTTCCTCGAGCGATAGGCGGTAATCCAATCCCTTGGTCGGCCCGGTGATTACGTACGGCAATGTCGGATACGTGCGGAAGTCGATCGCCGGCGACATGCCTGCGATCCGGCTGACGCACTCCGGATGACGAAAGGCCCAACCATAGGCGATCAGACCGCCGTGACTGTGTGCCAGCAACCGAGCCCGCTTGTTCAGTCCATACTCTGAGACCAGCTGGTTGTAGAAATCCTGGCAAACGTCTGCAGCGGCGGGACTGCCGCAGGAGGCTCCCACCTCGACGCCAGCCACGTGGAATCCGGCCGCCAGCAGCTTCTCGATGTAGTGCCGGTGCGCTAAGTTGCCAAACCCGTCATTGATTCCAAGCCAGAACGGAAATTCCCACAGCCAGCGCTTTTGCGGATCGACGGCACCCGTCGGCTTGACGAGGTAGGCGATGCGACCCTGCACGCGCAGCTCGACCAACTTTCCCCCGTCGTAAGTGCCCGAGATCGTGGTCGGAACCTTTCCGGTAGGATCGGGATTGGTCTTCGCGACGGCCGGTTTTGGCTCGTCGGCCCTAACCGCGCCGCTTGTCAGCGGCAGTCCACATATTATTGGAACCGTTAGCAGCCGCAAAATTCGGTTCAAAGTTACCTCGACCGAAGACAGCATTGCACAAGAGACGTTGTTCACGGGTTTCGTTCGGTATCGACCTGAAGCCACGATGGTCGCCGACCTTCGTCAACCATCGTATCACGCCACGCATGGCATTGCTTCGGCCGGAATCCGCACAACGCATCCCTGCAGCGATTCAAATGGCCCGCTGTGGACGCGTTTCTGGCTAGCTACTCTGCTTTCAAAACCAGCACGTTGGCCTCAGGAAACAGGTGCGTGACCTGCGCCACGTCGTCCTCTGTTGCCGATTCGGCAAGTGATACTACACTTTGAGGCGCTGCTCCCAGTACTCGCCAGGCGAGGGGCGGCTGCGACATGTCATCGCGATTTCGGTACGTGGCGCGAATGGGATAGCGGCGATGCGCCTGTTCGCGATTCTTAACCGACCGATATGCCGCGACCATGTAGACCACCAGCGCCGCCAGTGTCACGGCAGCGAGCATCGTCCCCAGACCAAACTGGAACCGGCGTTTCGGGTATCGGATGCCAACTATGGTACGAGCCCTCATATGCCGGTGACTGTCGCTCGATACTCGATTTATATCATGCTCGTCTCAAATGCAACGCGACCGCAGGCCAGACACAATTTCCGCGTGCGTCTGGGAAGGTCTAGCGATTGACGACGCAGGTCACTATTTCTACAAAGTCATTGTGTGGTATGATCTCCACCGCGTGCAGCGCCGCAGTGAAGAGTGCGGCAGGTCTGACGCCCGTCACGTTTAGGAAGCTCTTGGCACTGGCAATTTAGCGATCGTCAACAGGAGAAACGAGAAATGGGAAAAGGCAACAATAGTCAGAAGAATGACAAGAAAAACAAGAAGCCCAAAAAAGACACCAAGAAGCCGCAGACCAAGTCGGCCGGGAGAAGCTAGCCTGCCCATCGGCCGCCCGCGACTGCTCCACGCACGATTACCAGATCTGGCTGGGCGCCGACGTGGCTATACGGTCACGCATGCGCGTACCGCGCGCTAGCAGCCTTACAGGTGAACCGGAATCAAACGTTGCTGTTCGTGCGATTCCGCCGCCACGGGTGGGTCGATCCAGGGAATCGGTGTCCCGCCGCGCAAGTGTTCGGCGACGCATTGCTTGAACGCCGCCACGATCTTTCTGAGCGCGTCCCGCTCGGAGCCCGCCGTGCTTTCCAATCCC
Proteins encoded:
- a CDS encoding alpha/beta hydrolase — protein: MNRILRLLTVPIICGLPLTSGAVRADEPKPAVAKTNPDPTGKVPTTISGTYDGGKLVELRVQGRIAYLVKPTGAVDPQKRWLWEFPFWLGINDGFGNLAHRHYIEKLLAAGFHVAGVEVGASCGSPAAADVCQDFYNQLVSEYGLNKRARLLAHSHGGLIAYGWAFRHPECVSRIAGMSPAIDFRTYPTLPYVITGPTKGLDYRLSLEELDRRATEFNPIDNLAPLAKAGVKIMHLHGANDTLVPTGANATELGRRYHDLGGDAEIVLLPGLPAAKRGHDGPELYDSAALVNFLLAD